ACGCACACCATAAGGCAACGACGGCTATTGTGAAATGTACCAGTCGTATCGGTATTGAGACGCTTCAGGTTACCAACTTACTGAAAAATAAGAAGCTCGCGAGGGCATTATCAGACGCTGCACTGGGAGGCTTTCTTGAGAAACTGCGGACGAAAGCTGAAACGCTTGGTATTCCGATTGTCCAAGCGGACAGGTTTTTCGCAAGTAGCAAGAATTGTAGTCACTGTGGAGACAAGAAAGATGCCTTAACACTTTCGGATAGGCAGTATCACTGTAGCACTTGCGGAACGTCCATAGACAGAGACGTAAACGCAGCAATGAACTTAAAGCATGTCGCGGTGGGATACACCGAGACGTAAAACGCTTGTGGAGTTTCTGTAAGCCCTCCACTTGCGGGAGGCACGAAATGACGAAACAAGAAGCCCATGACTTTAGGCATGGGAGTATCACAAAAGCAGAACTTGCAAAACAGATTCGTGTTGCTTCATATCTCACGGGTGAATTCAGGCTCCGTTCTGGAAATATTAGTAATTTCTATTGGGATAAATACCGATTTGAGAGTGATCCGGCACTGTTGATGGCAATTGCTAAAGAGATGGCGAAACTCCTACCATCGCGTTGTGACGGTTTGGCAGGCTTGGAGTTAGGCGGGATCCCGCTTGCGACTGCGGTCTCGCTGCAGACAGGCATTCCGTGTTTCTATGTGCGCAAAGCGGCGAAAACCTACGGCACTTGTAACCTTATAGAAGGCGGTGCTGCGGCTGGGAGCAATCTGGTCGTGATAGAGGATGTGATTACGACTGCTGGGCAGGTCTGTACATCTATTGAACAGATACGTGCTGTGGGCTACACAGTGGAACACGTCGTTGCAGTTATTGATCGTCAGGCAGGGGGTGCGGAGAAAATCCATGCGCTTGGGTGTTCATTTGCGTCGGTTTTTACGCTTGAGGCGTTGGAGGCAAATAGCGGACCGCGAACTGCGAACCGCGAATAGCGAACTGAGATTAGTTATACAGAAAGTGATAAGAGAAAATGAAGATACTGTTTATCGGAGATATTGTTGGAAACCCGGGGAGAACGGCGACAACGCAATTTCTCAACGAACATCGAGATAAGTATGATTTTATTGTTGCAAACGGAGAGAACGCAGCAGGCGGTAAAGGGTTGACGTTTGAAATTGTGGATCAACTTTTGGCATCGGGTGTTTCCGTTATTACGACAGGCAACCACGTCTGGGATAAGAAAGAGATTTTAGACTTTATAGACACAACCCCGCAGCTGATACGCCCGGCAAACTACCCTGCAGAAGTGCCAGGACGCGGCGTAGCGATTGCCACGTCAAGTGATGAACAGACCCAACTCGGTGTCATCAATCTCGCCGGTCAGATTTTCATGAATAGGTACACCAACCCGTTTCATGCCCTTAATACAATTCTCCTTGAAATGAAATCAGTGACACCGTATATCCTCCTCGACTTCCATGCAGAGGCGACCTCCGAGAAGATCGCAATGGGATGGCACGCCGACGGTAGGGTCAGTGCGGTGGTTGGGACGCATACAC
The genomic region above belongs to Candidatus Poribacteria bacterium and contains:
- the pyrE gene encoding orotate phosphoribosyltransferase, with the translated sequence MTKQEAHDFRHGSITKAELAKQIRVASYLTGEFRLRSGNISNFYWDKYRFESDPALLMAIAKEMAKLLPSRCDGLAGLELGGIPLATAVSLQTGIPCFYVRKAAKTYGTCNLIEGGAAAGSNLVVIEDVITTAGQVCTSIEQIRAVGYTVEHVVAVIDRQAGGAEKIHALGCSFASVFTLEALEANSGPRTANRE
- a CDS encoding TIGR00282 family metallophosphoesterase, with the translated sequence MKILFIGDIVGNPGRTATTQFLNEHRDKYDFIVANGENAAGGKGLTFEIVDQLLASGVSVITTGNHVWDKKEILDFIDTTPQLIRPANYPAEVPGRGVAIATSSDEQTQLGVINLAGQIFMNRYTNPFHALNTILLEMKSVTPYILLDFHAEATSEKIAMGWHADGRVSAVVGTHTHVQTADARILPEGTAYITDVGMTGPHDSVIGTRVKEVIDGFLTMMPTRFSVAKDNVKLCAVEIELDEGTGMAVSIVPRQYQY